Within Acidobacteriota bacterium, the genomic segment AAACTCCCAACCGATGTGTTGATTTTCGCCCTTGAAGGATTTTTCCACCGTCGGGTTAAAGCAGAAGTACCATTTCTTGTACTCCTTATCCACAATCGGACGCAATTCCAGCGACCAGGAATCGGCGGAGTACAGCCGCCGCTGATATCCGAATTCCGCAGAAAGGCTCAACCCAACCGGCAGCTTCCAACTTTCCGGCGCACGGACGCGAGGGCGAATGTGCGAGCCGACGAAATCCCATCCATTACCGGAACGCGCGCTGGTGAAAAGATAAAACCCGGTTTCAAACCACGAACTAAATCCTTCGGTGATTTCCAGCGTTTCATGCAGCGCGTGATGCGTTGGCAGCATATCTCCGACCTTCGATTTGTTGCCGATGAAGGTGAAGTTGCTGTGCAATTCGACCATCGTCCTGCCCGGTTCCATCGTTTCCGATCCATAGACCTGAATTTCGTAATTGTCCTGCCCAAAGGATGGAACGGAAACCAAGATGCAGAGACAAAGCATGAATAAAAGCGAGAGCGCACTTTTCCGCCAAACAGGTGATGGGATCATAGTCTTGTGCCGCTGATTTTGAGATTCGCAGAGGGCGTACAGCGAAAAACAAGTTTCGCTGTACGCTGGTTGAAGTAAGTGTTTGAAAGAATGAGATTGATTGGCGAAGCCTCAAAATCAGTTATTCCTTCTTGGCCACAGATTTTTTCTGCCCGATTTCCTTCAGCAATTCCTGTACAGCCGTTTCCAACTGGCGGTCGCGTCCGGCCAGATTATCTTCTGGCGTGTTTTCAACCAGGATGTCGGGTTGTACGCCGTAATTTTCCATATTCGTGCGTTTCTGGTCGGCCAGGAACACGCCTACGCCGGGCGTGCGCACCGTCGAACCGTCAATCAGCGAATAACTGCCGGTACCGATGACCGCGCCCATCGTCGGCGTGCCTACGGTTTTGCCCAGGCCCAATGCCTTGAAGCCAGCCGGGAACATTTCCGCGTTTGAGGCTGAGCGCCAGTTTTGCAGCACGACTTTCGGGCCGAAGAATCCGGCGAAAGGACGGCCAGTGGCTTCTGTGCCGCGCGGTTGCCAGATTTGGTATTCGCGTTGGACGAGAATCGCCAGCAGTTCCTGTTCAATGTTGCCGCCGCCATTAAAGCGTTGATCAATGACCAGAGCCTCTTTGGTGCGGTTTTCGCGGATTTCCTTTTCAAACTTGCGAAGGCTGGGTTGATCCATCGCCTGAATGTGCAGGTAACCGATGCGTCCGCCGGAGAGTTTCGCCACCATATCGCCGCGCTGTTTGACCCAGCGGTCGTAGCGAAGTTGGTTAAAGGCTTGTGTGGTCGTCGGTTCGATGCGCGTCGTCCAGGCGCCATCTTCTGAAGGTTTATTGTTGAAAGTGACGGCGACTTTGCGGTTCAACCGATTGGCACTGTTGAGCAGCGGCCAGTAATCATCACCCGCTTTGACCGGTTTGCCGTTGATGGCCAACAGGTAATCGCCGACGCTCACCCGTACCCAATCCTTGTCCGCCGGGCCGGTTTCGTAAACGTGCGTGACTTTGTAACGGCCTGCGGTTTCGTCGCTTTCCAGTTCCAAACCCAGATGGCCTGTGGTCACGCGAGTTTCTCTGTCGCCGCCGCCAAAGCCGGGAGCCGCGCCGGTGTGCGAAGCGTTCAGTTCGCCGATCATCTCGTTGATGATGTTCAGCAATTCCTGCCGGTCGCCGACGTCGGCCACGAGCGGCTGGTACTTGGCGCGCATCGCGTCCCAGTCATAACCGTGCATCTTCGGATCGTAAAAACGATATTTCATCGTGCGCCAGGCATCGTCGAACATTTCCGCCCATTCGGAAGGCTTTTCGATTTTGACTTTGGCCACGAAGCTGACGCGACGCCGAGAGCTTTCAGAACCATTGGCGCCCCCGCCAGTAGCGCCACCGCGTCCAGCCGCGCCGAATGCGGGCGAGACGCCCGCGCTCCCACCACCCAGTGAAACGGAGTAAACGCCCTCACCTTCGCGGAAGAACAGTGTGCGCCCGTCGCGCGTGACGTTCAGCCCGGTCAGGCCGCCGCCGAAACCGCCGCCACCGCCACGACCACGTCCTGGGCCGCCTTCGCCATCGCCACCTGCGCCGCCGGAAGCAACGCGCGTCAATCGGCGTCCATCGTCCTGAATCGAGTAAATGACCGGCGTATTGCGCAAATTCGAAGGTTCGCTGGTGACGAAAATAATCGTGCGGCTGTCGGGAGCGACTGTGTAATTGAACGCGCCGAATGCCATGCGCGTGACCTGGCGCGTGCGCCGTTTCAATCCCGCCCAGTCAATGTTGACATCTTTCGGAGGCTGATTGCGTTGCGCTCCGTTGCCGCCAGGGCGACCGGCGACCTGTTCAGGTTGTTCGGAAGTGTCGTCCGGATCATTCGGGTCTTTGTCCTGACGTTCCAGCGCGATGACGTAAATTTGCGTTCCTGATCTGTCACCGCCCGCGCCAAATCCGCCACCACCTTCGCTGTGCACAAAGTACAGTTTCTTGCCATCGGCGGAAAAACGCGGGTTTGTATCCCCTGAAGAATCGAAAGTCACTTTGCGCTCTTCGCCGCCCGCCGAAGGAAGCAGGTAAATATCCGTGTTGCGGGTTTCGTCCGCTTTGGAAAACGCGATCCATTTGCCATCGGGCGACCAAACCGGCGCGCTGATGTTGCCGTAATTTGACGAAGTCAAATCGCTGGTCTGTTTGCTGTCGAAATTGTATTTGCGCAGTTTGTTGTCCGAAGCGGTGAAAGCGAGGTCTTTGGAATTCGGCGACCAGGCCAGGGAAAATTTCAGCGTGTCCTGATCGGTAATTTTTTGCGCTTCGCCCGCGCCGTCAACTGCGGCGACGTAAATTTCTTCGCGCCCGCTGCGGTCGGAAATGAAGGCGATCCATTTGCCATCGGGCGAATAGTTCGGGTCTTTGTCGCGCCAGGGGCTGTCCGTGATCTGGCGCAGTTCGCCTTCTTCGGTCGGCGCGGTGAAGATTTCACCGTGAATCGTGAAGGCAATGCGGCGGCCAGTTGGCGCCAGATCGTAATCATCTACTTGGGAATTGAAGTCGCGGACTTCGGCCAGGTTCTCCTGCGTTTCGGCGCTGATGTCCAGTTTGATCGGATTGACCTTTTTGCTGGCCACGTCCAGTTTCCAGACGCCGAAATCGTGTTCAAAAACGATCGTTTTGCCGTCGGCGCTCATCGCGGGCCAGCGCACATCGCCCGCCGTAAAGCTGGTGACTTTTTCGGCTTTGCCGCCGGATTCGGGCGTGCGCCAGATGTTGGTCAAACCGTTGCCGTCGCGGTCGCTGACGAAATAGATGTGACCGTCGCGGCTCCACATCGGCCAGGAATCTTCGCCGTTGAAATCCGTCACGTCGGTGAATTTCTTATTGGCAATGTCCATGACGGTGACGTCGGTTTGGTACGCGCCGCGATAATACTTGCGCCAGTAAACCTGCCCTTTACGATTGATGGCCAGCTTTTTGCCGTCCGGCGAATAGGTTGCCCATACGCCCATGTCCGAACCGGCGTTGCGTTCTTTCAGGTCGTCCACGTTGACGGTGTACAGTTTGCCCATGAAATCTTCCCCGCGCTGGCTGGCAAACAGCACCATTTTGCCGTCCGGCGACCATCCCTGCACATTATCGTCGGCGGAATGGAAGGTCAGTTGTTTGGCTGCTCCGCCTTCCGCCGGAATGACATAAACATCCATATTGCCGTTGCGGTCAGAGGAAAAGGCGATCCATTTGCCGTCCGGCGAAAATCGCGGATACACGTCACGCGCTTTGTGAACGGTCAAGCGCCGTATGTTTTGGCCATTTTCGTCGGCAGTCCAGATGTCGCCCAGATACGTGAAGGCGATTTTGCCCATGTGGTAATGCGGATAGCGCACCAATTTGGCTTCGCGGCCAGCGGCGGCCAGTGGCAAAACCATTGCCAACAGGAAACCAACAGCAAATAGACGTTTCATAACATTCTCCTTGAACGGGTTGAACTGGTTAACGGAAAGCGTAGCTGGTTGCAAAGACGCATCATCGGTTTGAATGGTTACAGCGTCAATTGTGCAATGGAGATTTGCTATCGCGCGCAGAAGTGGTTCAATACGCGCGCACTCCATCTCAAAAAATTGTTCGGAGGTTCACTATGAAAATCCATCACCTGATTCTGGTTCTGGGGATGCTGGTGCTGGCGATTGGTTCCGCGTTGGCTCAGTCCCAGTGGGAAAAGAAAGCGTACACAGAATGGCAGGATCGAGATATCCAAAAAATGCTCAGCGATTCTCCGTGGGCAAAGACGCAATCCTTCGTGGCCAGCACGGAACTGACCGGATCGGGACGCTCCGGCTCGCGCGAAACGTTTACCAATAGCTTCCAACTGAATTTTTACATTCGATTCTTTTCCGCACGACCTGTTCGCCAAGCCCTGGCTCGGCAGATGGAGTTAAAGATGAAGGGAAAGATGAACGAACAGCTTGCGGCACAATTGAAATCATTCGCGTCTGGCGAATTCCGGGAATTCATTGTGGTGACGTTGACCTGCGATTCGGAACAGCGCGGGGTACCATTGCAGGAGGCTCTGGCGTTGTTGCAACACCGCACGACCGCCGATCTGAAAAGCAATACTTACCTGGAAGTGGCTGGCCAGAAAGTGTATTTGCAGGAATACCAAGCGCCGCAAAACGACGGATTTGGCGCACGGTTTATCTTCCCGCGCCTGGTCAACAACGAACCATTCATCACCGAAAAGACCAACGAAGTGCATTTCTATTCGGAATTTTCCGGCCCGGCGGCTTCGCGATCAGGTCCTGCCAACGCGGGCGCGACAAATTATGTGCTCAACATGCGCTTCAAAGTGGCGGCGATGAACTTTCTGGGCAAACTGGAATACTGAAAGATCACATTCGAGCCAGATGCAAAAACGCCTGCAGGTCGTCAGGCAGTGGGGCAGAAAAGCTGACTCGTTCGCCCGTGGCCGGATGCGCAAAACTCAAACTGGCGGCATGCAAAAATGGGTGGTCGAGTTTGGCAATGGCAGCGCGCAGTTTGGCGCTCTTGACGGAGTTGATTCGGCCCGCGTCGTAAGTTGAATCGGCGACAATCGGATGTTTGATGTGCGCCAGGTGGACGCGAATCTGATGTGTACGCCCGGTTTTGATTTCGACATCAAGCAGCGTGAATTCGTTGAAGCGTTCGACCACACGATACAAACTCAGCGCATCGCGCCCGTCGCCAGCCGGGCGAATCGCCATTTTTACGCGACTGCGCGGATCGCGGCCAATCGGCGCTTCGATCCTGTCCTCGTCTTCTTTCACCACACCATAAACCAGCGCCGAATAAATTTTGCGAACCGTGCGGGATTGAAATTGTTCCGCCAGATACAGATGCGCGCGGTCTGTTTTGGCGACGACAATCAATCCGGAAGTTCCCACGTCCAAGCGGTGAACGATGCCCGGACGAGAGCTGCCGCCACGACGTGGAAGCTGCAGGGCTTGTTGCTGTAAATGGTGCACCAACGCATTTGCCAAAGTACCGGATGTAACGCCAGCGCCCGGATGTGTGACCATTCCGGCGGCTTTGTTGATGACGATGATTTCGTCGTCTTCGTGAACGATGTCCAGCGGGATGGCTTCCGGCTTGGCTTCCAGCGGCGGCGTTTCGGGCAAGGTAATTTGAATTTCTTCGCCTGCGCTGACTTCGTAAGCGGGTTTGATCATTGGCTGTCCGTTGACAAAAACCTTGCCAAGTTCAATGGCGCGGCGGACTTGCGAACGGCTGGTGGTGGGAATTTGCGAAGCGAGGTAGCTATCCAGGCGAGTGCCGGTGGCTTCTACTATTACCGTGAAAGAAAGAGGAACTGCTGGCTCTTCAAGCGCATCAATTAGAGCATTCATCTGTTTTTTTCACGCAACGTGCGCCACGGGGCGCTCAAGCATTTGGGCGAATTTTGCCGGATTGTTTGCAATCTCTTCCAACTTTTGCGATATCGCCAAATCGCAATAACGCTCGTGACAGTTTGGGCAGTATTCAAAGGGCACATTTTCAACCCACACGCCGCCGAAAATGGTGTCCTCACGAATCTCTTTGATGCCCGGCTGACCACAGATCGGGCACATTTTTCTTTCGGTTTGGTAGGTCACTTTTTTATCCATACATTGGGATTATACCTCACCTGAAAGAAACCGCAGCTTCAGTCAATGTACAGCTCCTCTGGGTAGCGCTCGACCGGAGGGCCAGCTTTTCTGGCCAACGAGAAAATGTTGTCGCCGCGAAGTTCCGTGCCGATGTGAACCTGTTTCAGTAAATCCAGAATCGCGGGGTTTGAGCGCGACCAGACATCTTCGGTTTCCAGTTCGACAATTTCAAAGCCCGCTGCCGCGAGCGCGACGCCGACTTCATAGGGCGCGTATTCGCGATTGTGTTGGTCAGCGGTTTCGCGGACGTTGTATTGCGCCAGCAGATACGGCGCGCAGCCAACCAGCAAGCCTTCGATCGCGCGGCAACTGGCGATGTTCGGCGTCGTCAGCAACAACCAGCCTTCGGGCTCCAGCACGCGATTGCATTCCCAGAGCATATGCATTGGATCGCTCTGCAGATGCTCGATCAGTTCACAGCACAGCACGACGTGAAAGTGATTGTCCGGGTAAGGGAAGGCATCACGCTCGACGTTGAAATTGCGAAGCTCGAAGGTGCGCGTTTCCGGTTGGCGGTTGTCAGCGTTTCGTTGGGTGACGGCTTCAAAAACGGATTTTTGATCCGATTCCCAAAAATCAGCGCAATGAACTTCGTTGTAGCCGCAGTATTTCTTGATGGCCGGAGCGATGTGCGACAGGCTGCCGAGTTCGAGCAATCGGTCTGTGCTGCGCCCTGCGGGTGGAATGCGCTGCAAGGTGGAAACGAAACGGCGCAAGTGTTGACGCACGTAATGAAGTTCTTTCGGATCGTCAATAAAGCTCAGGATATAATCCACGACTTCCTGTTCATCCGGCGAAAACTTATCCAACCCTTCATGCGCAACTTTTTTCCATTCCAGAATCTGATGATAAAGCGGAGCAGCGCCAGTTTGTTTTACCTTGGTCGCGGTATGCGTCGCGACATTGGCCAGTTTGCGAAACGAAATCAGTTGCCTGTGTGATTCGTCGGCAGGTTCACCAGATTCGTCGCCATTGGATGAAGCCGACGCCGTGACTTTGGGCTGGCCGGATTCGCGAAGCGCTTTCAACTCCCTGCGCTGTTTGTCCAGGCGCTGCTCGAACAATTGCAACATCACGTCGTTGCGTTCGACGATGTCCGTGGAAAACTGGCGAATCATTGCATCCGTTTTTCGTTCGTGCGCCTCCAGTCGTTTGTCCAGGCGTTGTTCCAAGGCGTGAAGCCGTTCATCGAGTTTCTTTTCAATGTTGCCGAACCGGTCATCCATTCGCAGGTCAACGGCTCGCTCCCGCTCGTCAATGCGTTGATTCAATTCCGCTTCGCGAGCATCCAACCGTTGATCAAGCGCGACTTCCCGTTCGTCCAGGCGGCGATCCAGGGCAAGAGAGCGTTCGTCAATTCGCCGGTCAATGGCTTTTTCATACTGATCTGCACGTTGGTTCAGGCGAACCTCACCCTCGCCAATTTGCTCGGTGATTTCGCGCGAAAGAATCAAGCGCAAGTTGCGGAAGATGGATTGTAGTCGGCTCATAGTTGCCATTGTAAGTCGGTAAACGGCGATTGTCTGTTCTGACTACCGATTACCGACTACTTCGTCATAAACACTTTGAGTTTCTCGCGCTGCGCGATCCCAGGAAAAGAGCGCGGCTTGTTTAATTCCGGCTTGTTGGAAATGTTGGTGTGCAACTTTATCGCCAAGCAATCGAACGATGTGAGCTGTCAATGCCTGCCAATCATTGGGATCATGCGTCAGGCCAGCCTGTCCGACGACTTCCGGCAAACTGGACACGTTGCTGGTGATGGTCGGCGTGCCGCACGCCATCGCTTCCAGCGGAGGCAATCCAAAGCCTTCATACAGCGACGGGTAGAGAAAAACTTCCGCCGCGGAATACAGCGCTGGTAAATCTTCGTCGGCGACGTAGCCGGTGAAACGAACCTGATCATTCAACTTCAAATCTTCGACCAGCTTGAAGACTTCCTCGTACAACCATCCTTTTCCACCGCACAACGCCAATTGCGGGCGATGTTCCGTTGTTCGCAGCAATTCGTTGTAGGCGCGGATCAGCGTCAACAGGTTTTTTCGTGGCTCGATGGTGCCGACGTACAGCAGATACGGTCGCCGAAGCTGATGTTTTTCCAGCACCGGTTGGCATTCGGTCGCCGTCAGCGGCTTCAATCCATCTCGCGCCGCCTCAAAAATGACGCGAATCTTGTGTTCAGAAACTCTCAGATACTGAATGGTTTCGCGTTTGGTGAATTCGCTTGGGACAATGATTTTGGTCGCTCGGCGAGCCATCAACGGCATTCTACGTTTACCGCGTCGGACGTTTTCATCTTCATGTGTGTGGGATTGCGTGAACAACGACAAATCGTGAATTGTGACAACCGTCGGACAGGGCGAAAACACCGGAATGCAATAATTCGTTCCGTGAAACACGTCGAGCGGCGAAATTCTCAGCATCGCGGGCAATCCGGCCAGCCACCATTTCCGAAACACCGAGCGAACCGGGAAAAACAGTTTGCTCAGATTCGGCGGCGTGCCATTGCCGGTGTGAAACGCGAAATCAAAGGGAGAGAGTAAAACGTACTGGTGGTCTGTATGAATGCGCGCTAGCGATGACGCCAGCGCGTCCGTATAATGCCCAATCCCTGTTTTCGCCGCGACCAATGGGATAGCGTCAAGCCCGATTCTCATAAGCGGCGTCACAGATACCACCACTGACAGTGAATTTCAAATCTCTGATTTCAAATGACTACTATTTCAAAAGACAACGAATTGCGACAAATCCTGGATAACACCGCCGCCGCCCAACGCGACGAACTAACGATGACCGGTTGGTGGCACAGCATTGATTTGGGAGATGAACGCATCACACCCGGCGCGCACAAAATCGAAGAGCTTCGTGACAACTTTGCCAAATTCCTGCTGCCCGACCTCGCCGGCAAACGAGTGTTGGACATTGGTTGTTGGGATGGGTTTTACAGCTTTGAAGCCGAACGGTTGGGTGCCGAGGTTGTTTCAGTGGATTGTTGGCGACCCGAAAAGTTTTTCATTGCCCGCAAGACCCTGAAGTCCAAAGCCGAATTTCACGAACTCAGCGTGTACGAAGTGACAAAGGAAAAGCTGGGAGCTTTCGATGTGGTGTTCTTTCTGGGCGTGCTGTATCACGTCAAACATCCGCTGCTGGCGCTGGAACGGGTTTGCGAAGTGACGCGGGATTTTGCCGTCATCGAAACGCACCAGATTGACAATCTTTTCGACACCAATCATCCGGTGATGGAATTTTATGAGATGGACGAACTTGGCGGCCAGTATGACAACTGGTGGGGACCAAACACCGAATGTTTGATCCAAATGGCCAGAACGGCTGGGTTTGTACGCGTCGAAGTACTACGCAGACAGGACACGCGCGTCGTCATCAAGGCTTTTCGCCGCTGGGATGACAAACCAAAGCGAACCTCGCCTTCGCTGAAAATTGTTGATGTGTTGAATGCCGTAAATCTGGATCATACCTTGCCGCGTCGGGGCCGAAACGCAGTTTTGGCGATTTCAGTGGCGGGTTTGCCTGAAAACGCCACCCGCGATTCGGTTCGCGTGGAAATCGGCGGATTTGGCGCCAGGCCGGTTTACGTCGGCAAATGGGGTGCTGAAGGCAACTGGCAGATCAATGTTCCTGTGCCGTTGGGATTGGAACTTGGCAGGAATCAAGTTTGCGTCTGGAACGGCGATCATCTCTCGAACGATTTTGAAATTGATTTGGTCGAAGGCGGACAGTGGTAAACAGAAACGATTCAGGCTCATGGTGGCACAGCATTGACCTCGGCAACGGATTGGTTTCGCCGGGCGTGCATTCGCTGACGGAACTACAGAGTATTTATCGAAGCATGAACTTGCCGGAAGACCTGAGCGGAAAAACACTGCTCGATATTGGTTGCTGGGATGGCTTTTACTCGTTTGAAGCCGAACGGCACGGCGCTAACGTCACTGCTGTGGATTGTTGCCAGCCGAAGAACTTTTTTGCCGCCCATGAAGCCTTGAACTCCAACGTCCGGTTTTACGAACGCAACGTTTACGAAATTGGCAAAGAGAATCTGGGTTCGTTCGATATTGTGTTGTTTTTAGGAGTACTTCACCACCTGAGACATCCCTTGCTGGCCCTGGAAAATGTTTGCGAACTGACGCGTGATTTTGCCATCATCGAATCCTGTATCACGGGCAGTCGGCGTACGGAAGATGAGCCTGAGATGAGGTTTTACGAGTTCGATGAACTCGGCGGGCAATACGATAATTGGTGGACGCCGAATTTTGAATGCCTGGTTCAAATGGTTCGCTCAGTGGGTTTTGCTCGCGTCGAATTGCTTTCCCGAAATGATACTCAAGCGACGATCAAGGCTTATCGCCGATGGAATGACAAACCCAAAACGACGTCACATTCATTACGCCTTCTGGATGTTTTCAATGCTGTGACTTTTGATCGTCATTTTCCTCGTCGTGGAGGTGATTCAGTAATTTCGATTTTGGCTGAAGGGGTGCCGAAATCAGCCAGACGGTGGGACGTTCGTGTCGAGATCGGTGGTTTTGGTATTCACCCCGTTTACGTTGGCCCATCTAACGAGCTTCGGCACGGTCCGTTGACGCAAATCAATTGCCTAATTCCTCCGGGATTGGAGTCGGGACGTAGCAGCTTATGTTTCTGGCATGATGGCAAGTTATCCAATGAGTTTGAAGTCGAGCTTTCCGACAGCACAAATGTTAAGCTACTGAAGTAGTAGATTACATCCTACATGATTCTTTCCACTGACAATGGCTACTCTCTTGATAGCAGTCGCTGAGCCTGCCTATTTGTCTGACGTTGAGTTAAATTCCAGCTTTTAACACAGTTTTCTATGGTTCGCCTCTAGCTAGGCTGCTAATTCTTATGTTACGTTGATTGTGCTTCGCG encodes:
- a CDS encoding transporter; translation: MLCLCILVSVPSFGQDNYEIQVYGSETMEPGRTMVELHSNFTFIGNKSKVGDMLPTHHALHETLEITEGFSSWFETGFYLFTSARSGNGWDFVGSHIRPRVRAPESWKLPVGLSLSAEFGYQRRLYSADSWSLELRPIVDKEYKKWYFCFNPTVEKSFKGENQHIGWEFSPNAKISREITKKIAFGIEYYGGLGPIGNFDPLHEQEHQILPAIDLNVSPDWEFNFGVGVGVTHNTDHLLAKAIVGRRFSFGGHGKQKKH
- a CDS encoding PD40 domain-containing protein; this encodes MKRLFAVGFLLAMVLPLAAAGREAKLVRYPHYHMGKIAFTYLGDIWTADENGQNIRRLTVHKARDVYPRFSPDGKWIAFSSDRNGNMDVYVIPAEGGAAKQLTFHSADDNVQGWSPDGKMVLFASQRGEDFMGKLYTVNVDDLKERNAGSDMGVWATYSPDGKKLAINRKGQVYWRKYYRGAYQTDVTVMDIANKKFTDVTDFNGEDSWPMWSRDGHIYFVSDRDGNGLTNIWRTPESGGKAEKVTSFTAGDVRWPAMSADGKTIVFEHDFGVWKLDVASKKVNPIKLDISAETQENLAEVRDFNSQVDDYDLAPTGRRIAFTIHGEIFTAPTEEGELRQITDSPWRDKDPNYSPDGKWIAFISDRSGREEIYVAAVDGAGEAQKITDQDTLKFSLAWSPNSKDLAFTASDNKLRKYNFDSKQTSDLTSSNYGNISAPVWSPDGKWIAFSKADETRNTDIYLLPSAGGEERKVTFDSSGDTNPRFSADGKKLYFVHSEGGGGFGAGGDRSGTQIYVIALERQDKDPNDPDDTSEQPEQVAGRPGGNGAQRNQPPKDVNIDWAGLKRRTRQVTRMAFGAFNYTVAPDSRTIIFVTSEPSNLRNTPVIYSIQDDGRRLTRVASGGAGGDGEGGPGRGRGGGGGFGGGLTGLNVTRDGRTLFFREGEGVYSVSLGGGSAGVSPAFGAAGRGGATGGGANGSESSRRRVSFVAKVKIEKPSEWAEMFDDAWRTMKYRFYDPKMHGYDWDAMRAKYQPLVADVGDRQELLNIINEMIGELNASHTGAAPGFGGGDRETRVTTGHLGLELESDETAGRYKVTHVYETGPADKDWVRVSVGDYLLAINGKPVKAGDDYWPLLNSANRLNRKVAVTFNNKPSEDGAWTTRIEPTTTQAFNQLRYDRWVKQRGDMVAKLSGGRIGYLHIQAMDQPSLRKFEKEIRENRTKEALVIDQRFNGGGNIEQELLAILVQREYQIWQPRGTEATGRPFAGFFGPKVVLQNWRSASNAEMFPAGFKALGLGKTVGTPTMGAVIGTGSYSLIDGSTVRTPGVGVFLADQKRTNMENYGVQPDILVENTPEDNLAGRDRQLETAVQELLKEIGQKKSVAKKE
- a CDS encoding RluA family pseudouridine synthase; this encodes MNALIDALEEPAVPLSFTVIVEATGTRLDSYLASQIPTTSRSQVRRAIELGKVFVNGQPMIKPAYEVSAGEEIQITLPETPPLEAKPEAIPLDIVHEDDEIIVINKAAGMVTHPGAGVTSGTLANALVHHLQQQALQLPRRGGSSRPGIVHRLDVGTSGLIVVAKTDRAHLYLAEQFQSRTVRKIYSALVYGVVKEDEDRIEAPIGRDPRSRVKMAIRPAGDGRDALSLYRVVERFNEFTLLDVEIKTGRTHQIRVHLAHIKHPIVADSTYDAGRINSVKSAKLRAAIAKLDHPFLHAASLSFAHPATGERVSFSAPLPDDLQAFLHLARM
- a CDS encoding YgiT-type zinc finger protein, encoding MDKKVTYQTERKMCPICGQPGIKEIREDTIFGGVWVENVPFEYCPNCHERYCDLAISQKLEEIANNPAKFAQMLERPVAHVA
- a CDS encoding methyltransferase domain-containing protein; protein product: MSRLQSIFRNLRLILSREITEQIGEGEVRLNQRADQYEKAIDRRIDERSLALDRRLDEREVALDQRLDAREAELNQRIDERERAVDLRMDDRFGNIEKKLDERLHALEQRLDKRLEAHERKTDAMIRQFSTDIVERNDVMLQLFEQRLDKQRRELKALRESGQPKVTASASSNGDESGEPADESHRQLISFRKLANVATHTATKVKQTGAAPLYHQILEWKKVAHEGLDKFSPDEQEVVDYILSFIDDPKELHYVRQHLRRFVSTLQRIPPAGRSTDRLLELGSLSHIAPAIKKYCGYNEVHCADFWESDQKSVFEAVTQRNADNRQPETRTFELRNFNVERDAFPYPDNHFHVVLCCELIEHLQSDPMHMLWECNRVLEPEGWLLLTTPNIASCRAIEGLLVGCAPYLLAQYNVRETADQHNREYAPYEVGVALAAAGFEIVELETEDVWSRSNPAILDLLKQVHIGTELRGDNIFSLARKAGPPVERYPEELYID
- a CDS encoding glycosyltransferase family 4 protein, translated to MRIGLDAIPLVAAKTGIGHYTDALASSLARIHTDHQYVLLSPFDFAFHTGNGTPPNLSKLFFPVRSVFRKWWLAGLPAMLRISPLDVFHGTNYCIPVFSPCPTVVTIHDLSLFTQSHTHEDENVRRGKRRMPLMARRATKIIVPSEFTKRETIQYLRVSEHKIRVIFEAARDGLKPLTATECQPVLEKHQLRRPYLLYVGTIEPRKNLLTLIRAYNELLRTTEHRPQLALCGGKGWLYEEVFKLVEDLKLNDQVRFTGYVADEDLPALYSAAEVFLYPSLYEGFGLPPLEAMACGTPTITSNVSSLPEVVGQAGLTHDPNDWQALTAHIVRLLGDKVAHQHFQQAGIKQAALFSWDRAARETQSVYDEVVGNR
- a CDS encoding DUF1698 domain-containing protein, translated to MTTISKDNELRQILDNTAAAQRDELTMTGWWHSIDLGDERITPGAHKIEELRDNFAKFLLPDLAGKRVLDIGCWDGFYSFEAERLGAEVVSVDCWRPEKFFIARKTLKSKAEFHELSVYEVTKEKLGAFDVVFFLGVLYHVKHPLLALERVCEVTRDFAVIETHQIDNLFDTNHPVMEFYEMDELGGQYDNWWGPNTECLIQMARTAGFVRVEVLRRQDTRVVIKAFRRWDDKPKRTSPSLKIVDVLNAVNLDHTLPRRGRNAVLAISVAGLPENATRDSVRVEIGGFGARPVYVGKWGAEGNWQINVPVPLGLELGRNQVCVWNGDHLSNDFEIDLVEGGQW
- a CDS encoding DUF1698 domain-containing protein, which encodes MVNRNDSGSWWHSIDLGNGLVSPGVHSLTELQSIYRSMNLPEDLSGKTLLDIGCWDGFYSFEAERHGANVTAVDCCQPKNFFAAHEALNSNVRFYERNVYEIGKENLGSFDIVLFLGVLHHLRHPLLALENVCELTRDFAIIESCITGSRRTEDEPEMRFYEFDELGGQYDNWWTPNFECLVQMVRSVGFARVELLSRNDTQATIKAYRRWNDKPKTTSHSLRLLDVFNAVTFDRHFPRRGGDSVISILAEGVPKSARRWDVRVEIGGFGIHPVYVGPSNELRHGPLTQINCLIPPGLESGRSSLCFWHDGKLSNEFEVELSDSTNVKLLK